One region of Eleutherodactylus coqui strain aEleCoq1 chromosome 5, aEleCoq1.hap1, whole genome shotgun sequence genomic DNA includes:
- the SPIN1 gene encoding spindlin-1 isoform X2, which translates to MKTPFGKTAAQRSRADAANAGVSANMMKKRTSHKKHRSNMGPSKPISQPRRNIVGCRIQHGWKEGSGPITQWKGTVLDQVPVNPSLYLIKYDGFDCVYGLELHKDERVSALEVLPDRVASSRISDAHLADTMIGKAVEHMFETEDGSKDEWRGMVLARAPIMNTWFYITYEKDPVLYMYQLLDDYKEGDLRIMPDSNDSPPAEREPGEVVDSLVGKQVEYAKEDGSKRTGMVIHQVEAKPSVYFIKFDDDFHIYVYDLVKTS; encoded by the exons GTTTCGGCAAATATGATGAAGAAAAGGACCTCTCACAA gaaacatCGAAGCAACATGGGACCAAGTAAACCAATCTCTCAACCAAGAAGAAATATTGTAGGATGTAGAATACAGCATGGCTGGAAAGAGGGCAGCGGTCCAATAACTCAATGGAAAGGAACTGTTTTGGATCAAGTACCAGTCAACCCTTCACTTTATCTTATAAAATATGATGGATTTGATTGTGTTTATGGACTTGAGCTTCACAAGGATGAAAGGGTGTCTGCTCTCGAAGTTCTTCCAGACAGAGTTG CATCATCCCGGATCAGTGACGCCCATTTAGCAGACACAATGATTGGTAAAGCTGTAGAGCATATGTTTGAAACAGAAGACGGCTCCAAGGATGAATGGAGAGGGATGGTTTTGGCGCGAGCGCCCATTATGAACACATGGTTTTATATAACCTATGAAAAGGACCCTGTCTTATACATGTATCAACTTCTAGATGACTACAAAGAAGGAGATCTTCGCATTATGCCAGACTCAA ATGATTCTCCTCCAGCTGAAAGAGAACCGGGTGAGGTTGTTGACAGCCTGGTGGGGAAGCAAGTGGAATATGCCAAAGAAGATGGCTCCAAAAGGACTGGCATGGTTATTCATCAAGTTGAAGCCAAACCCTCTGTTTACTTCATAAAGTTTGATGACGATTTCCATATTTATGTCTACGATTTGGTGAAGACCTCCTAA
- the SPIN1 gene encoding spindlin-1 isoform X1, with product MKTPFGKTAAQRSRADAANAGVSANMMKKRTSHKKHRSNMGPSKPISQPRRNIVGCRIQHGWKEGSGPITQWKGTVLDQVPVNPSLYLIKYDGFDCVYGLELHKDERVSALEVLPDRVASSRISDAHLADTMIGKAVEHMFETEDGSKDEWRGMVLARAPIMNTWFYITYEKDPVLYMYQLLDDYKEGDLRIMPDSRNSSSMPKNEKDDSPPAEREPGEVVDSLVGKQVEYAKEDGSKRTGMVIHQVEAKPSVYFIKFDDDFHIYVYDLVKTS from the exons GTTTCGGCAAATATGATGAAGAAAAGGACCTCTCACAA gaaacatCGAAGCAACATGGGACCAAGTAAACCAATCTCTCAACCAAGAAGAAATATTGTAGGATGTAGAATACAGCATGGCTGGAAAGAGGGCAGCGGTCCAATAACTCAATGGAAAGGAACTGTTTTGGATCAAGTACCAGTCAACCCTTCACTTTATCTTATAAAATATGATGGATTTGATTGTGTTTATGGACTTGAGCTTCACAAGGATGAAAGGGTGTCTGCTCTCGAAGTTCTTCCAGACAGAGTTG CATCATCCCGGATCAGTGACGCCCATTTAGCAGACACAATGATTGGTAAAGCTGTAGAGCATATGTTTGAAACAGAAGACGGCTCCAAGGATGAATGGAGAGGGATGGTTTTGGCGCGAGCGCCCATTATGAACACATGGTTTTATATAACCTATGAAAAGGACCCTGTCTTATACATGTATCAACTTCTAGATGACTACAAAGAAGGAGATCTTCGCATTATGCCAGACTCAA GAAATTCTTCATCCATGCCCAAGAATGAGAAAG ATGATTCTCCTCCAGCTGAAAGAGAACCGGGTGAGGTTGTTGACAGCCTGGTGGGGAAGCAAGTGGAATATGCCAAAGAAGATGGCTCCAAAAGGACTGGCATGGTTATTCATCAAGTTGAAGCCAAACCCTCTGTTTACTTCATAAAGTTTGATGACGATTTCCATATTTATGTCTACGATTTGGTGAAGACCTCCTAA